Proteins from one Cryptomeria japonica chromosome 4, Sugi_1.0, whole genome shotgun sequence genomic window:
- the LOC131052133 gene encoding protein SCARECROW — translation MNKVSKTDEPSLHGLGLPCVKSSNSGSSHLYYPNHIGGSANGEIYQSTSTVEFHSTSNYSTNHESSEWDNWGGAITSVEEEEIIRLGKTIGLSRDEIGAENWRTSRLKNSSPDVPLSQSVQDLQGSFYSANPATESIGIAISGLKHNLQNSYEQKDESVPLGYDGRNSKASEFVHNRACSSKDLEGLHLLDLLLQCAEAISSHNLEEANVMLMELQELSSPHGSSVQRVAAYFAEAMASRLISSHLGIYSPIMHKTKAQRILSAFQVYNGITPFVKFCHFTANQAIQQALQGEKKVHIIDLDIMQGLQWPGLFHILASRPGRPPYIRITGLGSSMEALEATGRRLSEFASAVGIPFEFHAIPDKIGNMGIDCIERRLKVKKGEALVVHWLHHSLYDVTGSDMSTLWQLRRLNPKLITMVEQDLCHSGSFLSRFMGAMYYYSALFDSLSAAHPDDSFERHVVEQQLLSCEIKNILAVGGPARWVEYVKFDKWREKLEQAGFTKFGLGGNAAAQAELLLEMFPSQPYTLHEEYGTLKLGWKDLALYTASAWTPTHDAL, via the coding sequence ATGAACAAGGTAAGCAAAACAGATGAACCTTCTCTTCATGGATTAGGCCTACCATGTGTTAAATCAAGTAATAGTGGTAGTTCCCATTTGTATTATCCTAATCACATAGGAGGTTCTGCAAATGGAGAGATCTATCAATCTACATCCACTGTGGAATTCCACAGTACTAGTAATTACAGCACTAATCATGAATCTTCAGAGTGGGACAATTGGGGGGGAGCCATAACATCTGTGGAAGAAGAGGAAATAATAAGATTGGGTAAAACTATTGGATTGTCTAGAGATGAAATTGGAGCTGAAAACTGGAGGACAAGTCGCCTCAAGAACAGCTCTCCTGATGTACCACTATCTCAATCTGTTCAAGACTTGCAAGGCAGTTTTTACTCTGCCAACCCTGCAACTGAATCAATTGGGATCGCAATTAGTGGGTTAAAACACAATCTCCAAAACAGTTATGAACAGAAAGATGAGTCAGTACCATTGGGCTATGACGGTAGGAATTCAAAAGCATCTGAATTTGTTCACAATAGGGCTTGTTCTTCTAAGGATTTAGAAGGTTTGCACCTTCTAGATCTTCTACTCCAATGTGCAGAGGCCATTTCATCACACAATTTAGAAGAAGCAAATGTCATGCTTATGGAGCTTCAAGAACTCTCTTCTCCCCATGGAAGCTCAGTCCAGCGTGTGGCTGCTTACTTTGCAGAAGCCATGGCATCTCGATTAATAAGCTCGCACCTAGGAATCTATTCTCCCATCATGCACAAAACCAAAGCCCAAAGAATCCTATCAGCATTCCAAGTCTATAATGGCATTACTCCTTTTGTGAAATTCTGTCATTTCACTGCAAATCAGGCAATACAGCAAGCACTGCAAGGGGAGAAGAAAGTGCACATCATTGACCTGGACATCATGCAAGGCCTGCAATGGCCAGGGCTATTCCACATTCTTGCCTCTCGCCCTGGTAGGCCGCCCTATATTCGAATCACAGGGCTGGGGAGCTCAATGGAAGCATTGGAGGCAACAGGTAGGAGGCTCTCAGAATTTGCTAGCGCAGTGGGTATTCCCTTTGAATTTCATGCAATCCCAGATAAGATTGGCAACATGGGTATAGACTGTATAGAGAGGAGGCTCAAGGTCAAGAAAGGAGAGGCATTGGTTGTACATTGGCTGCACCATTCTCTGTATGATGTCACAGGCTCTGACATGAGCACCCTGTGGCAGCTCAGGAGGCTCAACCCTAAGCTTATCACAATGGTGGAGCAGGATCTCTGTCACAGTGGATCTTTTCTCTCCAGATTTATGGGTGCAATGTACTATTATTCTGCTCTGTTCGATTCCCTCAGTGCAGCCCATCCTGATGACAGCTTTGAAAGACATGTTGTAGAACAGCAGCTATTGTCTTGTGAAATAAAGAACATTCTTGCTGTGGGAGGTCCTGCAAGATGGGTTGAGTATGTAAAATTTGACAAGTGGAGAGAGAAGCTTGAGCAAGCAGGATTCACCAAATTCGGGCTTGGGGGCAATGCAGCAGCTCAGGCAGAGCTTCTGCTAGAAATGTTTCCCTCTCAGCCTTATACTCTTCATGAAGAGTATGGAACTCTCAAACTTGGCTGGAAAGACCTTGCCCTATACACTGCTTCAGCATGGACACCCACCCATGATGCACTGTAA